A section of the Spirosoma pollinicola genome encodes:
- a CDS encoding SusC/RagA family TonB-linked outer membrane protein, with product MNHIFTFLHSREYCCYALLFLSLISFNTPLLANKRDINNGLAADRSVTGIVVDAKNQALPGVNIVIKGNSKGTTTDANGRFQLSIPDQGTILQFSYIGYVTQEVTIGNQTDVNVTLLEDTKTLDEVVFVGYGTQKKADLTGAVSTVTSKDIGRLPVGGIDQALQGKAAGVRVTQSSGQPGEAVSIRIRGVGTINDNSPLFVIDGVPTKDPGSLLNPNDVESMSVLKDASSAAIYGARSANGVVVVTTKRGKSGAPRISFNSYTGVQQHGRLIPMANTADYVRLYNEAANTDNAAIGDPTLFRKLITADPNSLPNTDWQRAIFRTAPIQNYQLSISGGTDRSHYLISGNYFDQQGIILNSGYKRYALRTSLDTDIKGKLKIGTNINMTYSNRSIVGSSGDGYGGNGGSIVRYALFHTPAVSVYDSTGNFTDLPARPDLYGDGYNPVGLASKQDNKQNQYRVFGNLFAEWQITKELRFRSDGGLDISVVNQKIYNENWGTNGRINSPATLSDHISTSTNLNWNNTLNYTHTFGLKHDLSALLGMEAIQNIGRDLTGSDRNFIDQDPNLRYLGRGNDPLGRSASEGDQRWKLLSQFFRLNYAYQNKYLVTVNVRRDGSSRFSPQNRYATFLSGSVGWNIDQEAFFQPLTNVVSALKVRASIGQLGNQDIGNYPYASIVGSGYNYPLGSPQQTNNGYAITSRGNSTVKWEASTQTDVGIDAGFFQNKLQLNIDYFIKTTSDMLVPIPVPRSGGTSGVPYVNAGRVENKGLEIDLTYRNRVGAVSFDITANGSFIRNKVTSLSDGRPIPGGRIDNGIFGTLTEPGYPIGSFYLLKQTGIFQTKEELFTSAFQGNNIQPGDVKFADMNGDGIIDQNDRSHVGSPIPTLLYGFTANVQWKGFDLSAFFQGVSGNKIYYQVATDIEGFYRAFNVTQRVVDQHWTGEGTSSTQPRVSWRGAANNKQPSTRFLEDGAYTRLKNLQVGYTLPAKISQKIGSSMVRIYVAGQNLLTFTKYPGLDPEQQTSDNVNNEQFRGDVAVGIDWGTYPSAKTYTVGLNVSF from the coding sequence ATGAATCACATCTTTACATTCCTACATAGTAGGGAGTATTGTTGTTACGCTCTATTATTCCTGAGCCTTATTAGTTTTAATACCCCGTTGCTGGCCAACAAACGGGATATTAACAACGGATTAGCCGCTGACCGATCTGTTACAGGTATAGTAGTCGATGCTAAGAACCAGGCACTGCCCGGTGTGAACATAGTAATAAAAGGCAATTCAAAGGGCACTACAACCGATGCCAATGGCCGCTTTCAACTGAGTATTCCCGACCAGGGAACCATTCTTCAATTTTCGTATATAGGCTACGTTACGCAGGAAGTTACAATCGGCAATCAAACCGACGTAAACGTAACGTTACTTGAGGATACCAAAACACTCGATGAAGTAGTTTTCGTTGGCTATGGAACACAAAAGAAAGCCGACTTGACTGGTGCTGTTTCGACGGTTACGTCGAAAGATATTGGCCGATTGCCGGTGGGTGGTATTGATCAGGCGTTGCAGGGAAAAGCCGCCGGGGTGCGGGTAACGCAGTCCTCGGGTCAGCCGGGAGAAGCGGTGTCGATTCGTATCCGGGGCGTTGGGACGATCAATGATAATAGTCCGCTTTTTGTCATCGACGGCGTACCGACCAAAGATCCGGGCAGTCTGCTGAATCCGAACGATGTCGAAAGTATGTCGGTATTAAAAGACGCATCGTCAGCCGCGATCTACGGAGCCCGGTCGGCAAACGGTGTCGTTGTTGTGACGACCAAGCGTGGCAAATCCGGGGCTCCGCGAATTTCCTTTAACAGCTATACAGGGGTTCAGCAACATGGGCGATTGATTCCAATGGCCAACACCGCCGACTATGTGAGGCTATATAACGAAGCGGCAAACACCGACAACGCGGCCATCGGCGATCCTACCCTGTTTCGAAAACTCATCACGGCGGACCCAAATTCACTACCGAATACCGACTGGCAGCGCGCTATTTTTCGCACCGCTCCCATTCAGAATTACCAGTTGTCAATCAGTGGGGGCACCGATCGGTCGCACTACCTGATTTCGGGAAACTACTTCGATCAGCAGGGTATTATCCTGAACTCAGGCTACAAACGCTACGCACTACGGACGAGTTTAGATACGGATATTAAGGGTAAACTGAAGATTGGGACGAATATAAACATGACTTATTCGAACCGCAGCATTGTGGGTAGCTCAGGCGACGGCTATGGGGGTAATGGGGGGAGTATTGTTCGATATGCACTGTTTCATACGCCTGCCGTTTCTGTTTACGACTCGACAGGAAATTTCACTGATTTACCCGCACGCCCTGACCTATACGGCGATGGGTATAACCCGGTTGGGCTGGCCAGTAAGCAGGATAATAAGCAGAATCAATATCGAGTCTTTGGAAACCTGTTTGCCGAGTGGCAGATTACGAAAGAGCTGCGTTTTCGTTCAGATGGGGGCCTGGATATCAGTGTTGTCAATCAGAAAATTTACAACGAAAACTGGGGGACAAATGGACGCATCAACAGTCCTGCTACGCTGAGCGATCACATAAGCACCAGCACGAATCTGAACTGGAATAATACGCTGAACTACACCCATACCTTTGGCCTGAAACACGACCTGTCAGCCCTGTTGGGGATGGAAGCCATTCAAAATATTGGTCGCGATCTGACCGGCTCCGACCGGAATTTTATTGACCAGGACCCCAACCTGCGCTATCTCGGTCGGGGTAACGATCCGCTGGGCCGTTCAGCTTCGGAAGGCGATCAGCGCTGGAAACTGCTTTCGCAATTTTTCAGACTCAACTACGCCTATCAGAATAAATATCTGGTAACGGTCAACGTTCGGCGGGATGGCTCCTCGCGCTTTTCGCCCCAGAATCGTTACGCTACGTTCCTTTCGGGCTCCGTTGGCTGGAACATTGATCAGGAAGCCTTTTTTCAGCCACTCACTAATGTCGTGTCGGCGTTGAAAGTGCGGGCCAGTATTGGGCAGTTGGGGAATCAGGACATTGGCAATTATCCCTACGCGTCCATTGTCGGGAGTGGCTACAACTACCCGCTGGGAAGTCCGCAGCAGACCAATAACGGCTACGCGATCACAAGTCGGGGCAATTCGACTGTGAAATGGGAAGCCTCGACCCAAACAGATGTTGGTATTGATGCCGGGTTCTTTCAGAATAAATTACAATTGAATATCGACTATTTCATCAAGACGACCTCGGATATGCTGGTGCCGATTCCAGTGCCGCGTTCGGGTGGTACGTCGGGGGTGCCGTATGTTAATGCAGGTCGCGTCGAAAACAAAGGGCTCGAAATCGATCTGACGTATCGGAACCGGGTTGGAGCGGTGAGTTTCGACATAACAGCCAATGGATCGTTTATACGCAATAAAGTAACCTCGCTCAGCGATGGTCGACCCATTCCGGGTGGCCGAATTGACAATGGCATATTCGGTACGTTAACGGAGCCGGGTTACCCGATTGGCTCCTTTTATCTGCTAAAGCAAACAGGCATTTTTCAGACCAAAGAGGAACTGTTCACCAGTGCCTTTCAGGGAAATAACATTCAGCCGGGCGACGTAAAGTTCGCCGATATGAATGGGGATGGAATTATTGATCAGAATGACCGGTCGCACGTGGGTAGCCCGATTCCAACGCTGCTATACGGCTTTACGGCTAATGTGCAATGGAAAGGGTTCGATCTGTCGGCGTTTTTTCAGGGCGTATCGGGCAATAAAATTTACTATCAGGTGGCTACCGATATTGAAGGCTTTTATCGGGCATTCAATGTCACTCAGCGTGTGGTCGATCAGCATTGGACCGGCGAAGGTACCAGCAGTACCCAGCCGCGTGTGTCGTGGCGGGGAGCTGCCAATAATAAGCAGCCATCAACGCGCTTTCTGGAAGATGGGGCCTATACACGGCTGAAAAACCTGCAGGTCGGTTATACGTTGCCTGCCAAGATCAGTCAGAAAATCGGCTCATCTATGGTGCGTATCTACGTAGCGGGGCAAAACCTGCTGACGTTCACAAAGTATCCGGGCCTTGATCCTGAGCAGCAAACGAGCGATAACGTCAATAACGAACAGTTTCGGGGCGACGTAGCGGTTGGCATCGACTGGGGAACCTACCCGAGTGCGAAGACGTACACCGTGGGATTAAATGTTAGTTTTTGA
- a CDS encoding RagB/SusD family nutrient uptake outer membrane protein, which translates to MKRIYPFLLSAGLLALTLDGCKNYLDEQLLGNYSDGAFYKTQAQAILAINAAYTPLTFSSDRNRLWVFGDVASDDAAKGGDPGDQADIGLIDDFQIYPSNGPVESQWGEMYEGIYRCNQILARVPAINMSATVQNRILGEARFLRALYYFYLVNIYGPIPLLLEPKNADQLQITQSPVATIYEQAIEPDLQEAIKNLPAAYTGADVGRATRGAATALLAKAYLYEKKWQLAATTAAQVQAIGNYSLLPVFSQNFDQTHKNSVETVFAVQHLTGQVPFTGNRLNQWFAPRPNENGYFFNAPTAGFVNEFEKTSAGVVDPRLDYTVGRAGKNWVNGQPFDPAWSPTGYLTKKHEQPLAEIPPSTKGDGNLNYVAIRFADVLLWQAEALNELGRPAEALPLLNQVRKRARESYLNDPTLSTSVSGTPGSGTAVATIPAGLLPDVTNTSQSSLRDAIYHERRVELGQEFHRFFDLMRWGKDYAQNALRDKTSFTYDVNRYFPIPQSERDTNKALNF; encoded by the coding sequence ATGAAGAGAATTTATCCATTCCTGCTTAGTGCTGGCCTGCTGGCACTAACACTGGACGGCTGTAAAAATTATCTGGACGAACAATTGCTCGGTAATTATTCTGACGGTGCCTTTTACAAGACACAGGCGCAGGCAATTCTGGCAATCAATGCGGCTTACACACCCCTGACATTTTCGAGTGATCGCAATCGGTTATGGGTCTTTGGCGACGTAGCGTCTGATGATGCGGCTAAAGGTGGTGATCCTGGCGATCAGGCAGATATCGGTTTAATCGACGATTTTCAGATTTATCCCAGCAACGGGCCCGTTGAGTCGCAGTGGGGCGAAATGTACGAAGGCATTTATCGGTGCAACCAGATTCTGGCACGGGTTCCCGCCATCAACATGAGTGCAACTGTGCAGAATCGTATTTTGGGTGAAGCCCGATTTCTGCGGGCGCTGTATTATTTCTATTTAGTGAATATTTATGGCCCAATACCCCTTTTGCTGGAGCCAAAAAACGCCGACCAACTCCAGATTACCCAATCGCCGGTAGCCACGATTTATGAACAGGCTATTGAGCCGGATTTGCAGGAAGCCATCAAAAATCTACCTGCTGCCTATACCGGAGCGGATGTAGGCCGGGCAACCAGGGGCGCTGCTACCGCCCTATTAGCGAAAGCGTATCTGTACGAGAAAAAATGGCAGCTGGCGGCTACGACTGCCGCTCAGGTGCAAGCCATTGGGAATTACTCGCTGTTGCCCGTGTTCTCGCAGAATTTCGATCAGACTCATAAGAACAGTGTCGAAACTGTTTTCGCCGTCCAGCATTTAACAGGTCAGGTGCCCTTTACCGGCAATCGGCTGAATCAATGGTTTGCGCCCCGTCCAAACGAAAACGGCTATTTTTTCAATGCGCCAACAGCCGGTTTCGTCAATGAGTTTGAGAAAACGAGTGCGGGCGTTGTTGATCCCCGGCTCGATTATACGGTTGGCCGTGCGGGAAAAAATTGGGTGAATGGCCAACCGTTTGATCCGGCCTGGTCGCCAACGGGTTATCTGACTAAAAAACACGAGCAGCCGTTGGCCGAAATTCCGCCTAGCACGAAAGGCGATGGCAATTTGAACTACGTAGCGATTCGCTTCGCAGACGTTTTGTTGTGGCAGGCCGAAGCGCTCAATGAGTTAGGGCGCCCGGCTGAAGCGCTGCCACTGCTCAATCAGGTCAGGAAGCGGGCGCGGGAAAGCTACCTCAATGACCCAACCTTGAGTACTTCCGTATCAGGAACGCCGGGTTCTGGAACAGCCGTGGCAACTATTCCGGCAGGTTTGCTGCCCGACGTAACAAACACGAGCCAATCGAGCCTTCGCGATGCGATCTACCACGAACGGCGGGTTGAGCTTGGTCAGGAGTTTCACCGGTTCTTCGATCTGATGCGCTGGGGCAAAGACTATGCTCAAAATGCACTACGTGACAAGACATCATTCACCTACGATGTCAACCGCTATTTCCCGATTCCTCAGAGTGAACGGGATACCAACAAAGCTTTAAATTTTTGA
- a CDS encoding LamG domain-containing protein: protein MKNNSFSVRSLLSVIMAFMLLLVLFDACKKTDDPVVVVVDKTKLKARLDSANAGYALAVEGTQVGQFEAGSKAVFKTAIDAATTVNNSTSASQSDVNNAYTNLGQAGLLFLSKQVQQIAPQNLVLYLKMDGDTKDASGKGLDGSLKAGGAQWGAGTPTLTKDRYGVDNKAYHFFKGGNIEVPYNTVINPAKEITVSVWARMDSNSVAGNNYILGLNRWNGYKLNIQQANYAFFTLKTTTGIIDHDNADPKLDLNKWYHITVTYKAGNMNFYLNGTLTKNWPNLTGDPVAVKSTINLAIGQDLPTSLYQNNEANDADGNNFNGPWGGYFRGDLDEVRIYNVALSDTQVKSLYTAEKP, encoded by the coding sequence ATGAAAAACAATTCATTTTCTGTTCGCTCGTTACTGAGCGTAATTATGGCTTTTATGCTACTGTTGGTCTTATTTGACGCTTGTAAAAAAACGGATGACCCCGTTGTTGTAGTTGTAGATAAGACAAAGCTCAAAGCCCGCTTAGACAGCGCCAATGCAGGGTATGCGCTAGCTGTTGAAGGAACACAAGTTGGTCAATTTGAAGCCGGTTCCAAAGCCGTATTCAAGACGGCTATCGACGCGGCTACAACGGTAAATAACAGCACAAGTGCCTCGCAGTCAGATGTTAATAATGCGTATACAAACCTGGGGCAGGCCGGACTTCTCTTTCTAAGCAAGCAGGTTCAGCAAATTGCGCCCCAGAATCTGGTGCTTTACCTGAAGATGGATGGTGACACGAAAGATGCGTCGGGTAAAGGATTGGATGGATCACTAAAAGCCGGTGGTGCGCAATGGGGAGCGGGTACGCCGACGTTGACAAAAGATCGATATGGCGTTGATAATAAAGCCTATCACTTCTTCAAGGGCGGTAATATCGAAGTGCCTTACAACACGGTTATAAATCCAGCTAAAGAAATTACGGTTAGCGTGTGGGCACGTATGGATTCCAATTCGGTCGCGGGCAATAATTACATATTGGGCCTGAATCGCTGGAATGGCTATAAATTAAACATTCAGCAGGCCAATTATGCCTTCTTTACACTCAAGACGACGACCGGCATCATTGACCATGACAACGCCGATCCAAAATTGGACCTGAATAAATGGTATCATATTACGGTGACCTATAAAGCAGGTAACATGAACTTCTACCTCAATGGGACATTAACGAAAAACTGGCCTAATTTAACGGGTGATCCAGTGGCGGTGAAGAGCACGATTAATTTAGCGATTGGCCAGGATTTGCCAACGAGTCTGTATCAGAATAACGAGGCAAATGATGCAGATGGAAATAACTTCAATGGCCCCTGGGGTGGGTACTTCCGTGGCGACTTAGATGAAGTTCGCATCTACAATGTTGCGCTGAGCGACACGCAGGTAAAATCTCTCTATACTGCTGAGAAGCCGTAA
- a CDS encoding extracellular solute-binding protein codes for MPKLSILLCLLGLTACNHEQATNRSLTFWCSNNAGEIAFAKNFTDQWQKQRPDKPLHYQPIPEGQSSEEIILASVVGKTTPDIYANMWQGSVEMYAKANVLIPLDTLTGFREFIMARCDSAVIREITSSDGHIYQVPWKVNPIMLVSNTLAMNDLNNAQPPYTYTKYLNAGRQFTQDKNGDGYVDQWLGYTEVKAIWYERLFNFYPLYLAASNGAPLIVNNRGRPSRAAFNNQYAVEVFRFLQTLYKDGYFAKERLSATRDPFLAKRIASQFTGPWTVGFLEKFKDPGFEYGTYAMPVPDNHRGPAYTYGDPKNIVIFNTCRDPQAAWEFVKTLVDKPGDLQLMELTGQFPRRKNVDTDPYFASFLTKNPRLLPFAKQARYIKGVDNSEVIVEVFDIISQEYEACVIFNKKTPEAAIADAAKAVDVLLMSERVKE; via the coding sequence ATGCCCAAACTATCCATTCTGCTTTGTTTACTCGGGCTGACTGCCTGCAACCACGAACAGGCGACAAACCGTTCGCTTACGTTCTGGTGCTCCAACAATGCAGGAGAAATTGCGTTTGCAAAAAACTTCACGGATCAATGGCAGAAGCAGCGTCCTGATAAGCCGTTACATTACCAGCCTATTCCAGAAGGACAGTCGAGTGAAGAGATCATTCTGGCATCGGTGGTGGGCAAAACTACCCCCGATATTTACGCCAATATGTGGCAGGGTAGTGTGGAGATGTACGCCAAAGCGAATGTTTTAATCCCGTTAGACACACTAACCGGTTTTCGGGAGTTCATCATGGCTCGCTGTGATAGTGCCGTCATTCGGGAAATAACATCGTCGGATGGGCATATTTATCAGGTGCCCTGGAAAGTGAACCCGATTATGCTGGTCTCGAATACCCTCGCTATGAATGACCTGAATAACGCACAGCCGCCCTATACCTATACAAAGTACCTCAATGCCGGGCGTCAGTTTACTCAGGATAAGAATGGCGATGGCTATGTTGATCAATGGCTGGGTTATACGGAAGTGAAAGCTATCTGGTATGAACGGCTCTTCAATTTCTATCCGCTTTATCTGGCAGCTTCTAACGGCGCTCCACTTATTGTCAACAATCGGGGACGTCCATCCCGGGCCGCCTTCAATAACCAATACGCTGTGGAGGTATTTCGGTTTTTACAGACGTTGTACAAAGACGGTTATTTCGCGAAAGAGAGGCTTTCGGCCACCCGTGACCCGTTTTTGGCAAAGCGTATTGCCTCGCAGTTTACCGGTCCCTGGACGGTCGGTTTCCTGGAGAAATTTAAAGATCCTGGTTTCGAGTATGGCACGTATGCCATGCCTGTTCCAGACAATCATCGGGGGCCTGCCTATACGTATGGTGATCCCAAAAACATTGTTATTTTCAACACCTGCCGTGATCCGCAGGCCGCCTGGGAATTTGTAAAAACACTCGTCGACAAGCCCGGCGATTTGCAACTAATGGAATTAACGGGTCAGTTTCCACGTCGGAAAAACGTCGATACGGACCCGTATTTTGCCTCCTTCCTAACAAAAAATCCCCGTCTGCTTCCCTTTGCCAAACAGGCCCGCTATATCAAAGGCGTGGATAACTCGGAGGTAATTGTGGAAGTCTTTGATATTATCTCGCAGGAATACGAAGCCTGCGTAATTTTCAATAAAAAAACACCCGAAGCCGCCATTGCCGACGCAGCTAAAGCGGTGGATGTATTATTAATGAGTGAAAGAGTGAAAGAGTGA